A genome region from Chitinivibrionia bacterium includes the following:
- a CDS encoding FHA domain-containing protein yields MIKAIVYHNAELIKTYEFSKSPVSVGRLPHNNIPINSMGVSRQHLQISYDWDKKAYFVDDLGSTNGTFIDDKKITNMRVESGAKITLGEFTIALEFVGEPPVAVEVASEDLQDSGDNLSSATLSSKDGMFFSKVSSDSETDDEKIVVKAFLIELNNKIIYPINKRTMMFGSVPEDDFYVASGIFDSENIAKLTINNGEYLIQGKKFKHNGNKVSKCVLQNKDRIEIGNCVFTFKIKAD; encoded by the coding sequence ATGATAAAGGCAATTGTTTATCACAATGCGGAGTTGATTAAGACCTACGAATTTTCAAAATCGCCTGTTTCCGTCGGGCGCTTGCCCCACAATAACATACCGATTAACAGTATGGGAGTTTCGCGCCAACACCTTCAAATCAGTTATGATTGGGACAAAAAGGCGTATTTTGTAGATGACCTCGGTTCTACTAACGGAACTTTTATAGACGACAAAAAAATAACCAATATGCGAGTTGAAAGCGGTGCAAAAATCACTTTGGGCGAATTTACCATAGCTTTGGAATTTGTCGGAGAGCCGCCTGTTGCAGTGGAAGTTGCCAGCGAAGATTTGCAAGACAGCGGCGACAATTTGTCATCCGCCACTCTTTCAAGTAAAGACGGTATGTTTTTCTCGAAAGTCTCATCGGATAGCGAAACAGATGACGAAAAAATCGTAGTAAAAGCGTTTTTGATAGAACTCAATAACAAGATAATCTATCCGATAAACAAGCGTACTATGATGTTTGGAAGCGTTCCCGAAGACGATTTTTACGTGGCGAGCGGCATTTTTGACTCCGAAAACATAGCAAAGCTTACAATAAATAACGGTGAATATTTAATTCAAGGGAAGAAATTCAAGCACAACGGGAACAAAGTGAGTAAATGCGTCTTGCAGAACAAAGACCGGATAGAAATTGGAAACTGCGTGTTTACTTTCAAGATAAAGGCAGACTAA
- a CDS encoding flagellin, with translation MRINHNSPATVTQGALAINNRGLVKNLERLSTGLRVNRASDDAAGLAISEGLRTQIRGSQQAKRNALDGISALNIAEGATNEISAILQRQRELAIQAATATYSSVERQYMELEFQQLTSEILRISRATNFNGMKLLDVDNLQRLGGDLNKELWIDANDTSGIDSINIPLNPLDITQYPGHPNFQNAANPGAANGVNGHWQTWIDALATGAEPDLSMDLTQIPPVLNNQDYSNYLESLMGFAGTVVNADFAQRTIGTLDELIKQVNDLRADVGSFVNRLESTVNNLDISITNQAAAESQIRDADFALQSSEFSRSQILTQSATAMLAQANQVPQNVLSLIR, from the coding sequence ATGAGAATTAATCACAATTCACCTGCAACAGTCACACAGGGGGCTCTTGCTATTAACAATCGCGGGCTTGTCAAAAACTTGGAAAGATTATCGACAGGTTTAAGAGTAAACAGAGCAAGCGACGACGCGGCGGGTTTGGCAATTTCGGAAGGCTTGCGTACGCAAATTCGCGGTTCGCAACAAGCAAAAAGAAATGCCTTGGACGGTATCAGCGCACTCAACATTGCGGAAGGTGCGACAAACGAAATTTCGGCAATTCTTCAACGTCAGCGTGAGCTTGCAATTCAGGCGGCTACCGCTACTTACAGCAGTGTTGAACGCCAATATATGGAATTGGAATTCCAACAATTGACGTCGGAAATTCTCAGAATAAGCCGAGCGACAAACTTTAACGGAATGAAACTTTTGGACGTTGATAATCTTCAGCGTTTGGGCGGAGATCTGAATAAAGAATTGTGGATTGATGCAAACGATACGAGTGGTATAGACAGCATTAATATACCTCTTAACCCACTTGATATAACTCAATATCCCGGACACCCTAACTTTCAAAACGCCGCCAATCCCGGTGCTGCTAATGGTGTAAATGGACATTGGCAGACGTGGATAGACGCGTTGGCGACTGGTGCTGAACCTGACCTTAGTATGGACCTTACTCAAATTCCGCCTGTGCTGAATAACCAAGATTATTCTAATTACCTTGAAAGTTTGATGGGCTTTGCGGGGACGGTTGTAAATGCTGACTTTGCACAGCGGACAATTGGTACCCTTGACGAATTGATAAAACAGGTGAATGATTTGCGTGCAGACGTTGGTTCGTTTGTTAACCGTTTGGAAAGTACGGTGAATAACTTGGATATTTCTATTACCAACCAAGCGGCGGCGGAAAGCCAGATAAGAGACGCGGACTTTGCGCTTCAATCGTCGGAGTTCTCACGTTCTCAAATTCTTACACAGTCAGCGACGGCTATGCTTGCACAAGCAAACCAAGTCCCGCAGAACGTGTTGTCGTTGATAAGGTAA
- the mnmA gene encoding tRNA 2-thiouridine(34) synthase MnmA, whose protein sequence is MQNNKDVMIAMSGGVDSSVAALLLKEQGYSPVGATMCFGLVDVDGNPKSCCDPRSVADAKRVCTKLGIPHYVFDYADELKEYVIDNFVEEYKIGQTPNPCVRCNTFLKFQSLLSRAKELGLSKIATGHYAKITEDEAGFHLETADDKLKDQSYFLWGIKKDDLPDILFPVCDIEKPTLRKIAESAGLPTAQKQESQDICFVSNGNYRTLLSQYGIKSQIGKMLHTDGRILGEHSGIENYTVGQRKGLGIALGEPAFVCEIDPKNNTVIIGSRNDLNANGCIVKDCNFLEKLEDCHQFSVKIRSTMAPVKCKVEKTDETSVKIIFEEPQFAITRGQSAVVYCENRVVFGGIIRERV, encoded by the coding sequence ATGCAAAACAACAAAGACGTAATGATAGCAATGAGCGGTGGAGTGGACAGCAGTGTCGCCGCATTACTGCTGAAAGAGCAAGGATACTCTCCCGTAGGCGCAACAATGTGCTTTGGACTTGTGGATGTGGACGGCAATCCCAAAAGTTGCTGCGACCCGCGAAGTGTTGCGGACGCAAAAAGAGTATGCACAAAATTAGGCATACCGCACTATGTTTTCGATTACGCAGACGAGCTTAAAGAATATGTAATCGACAACTTTGTTGAAGAATACAAAATCGGGCAAACGCCAAATCCTTGCGTTCGTTGTAATACTTTTCTTAAATTTCAATCTCTCTTAAGCCGCGCAAAAGAACTCGGACTTTCCAAGATTGCCACAGGACATTACGCAAAAATTACAGAAGACGAGGCGGGCTTTCACTTGGAAACAGCCGACGACAAACTAAAAGACCAAAGTTATTTCTTATGGGGAATAAAAAAAGACGACTTACCCGACATTCTTTTCCCCGTCTGCGACATAGAAAAACCAACTCTGCGAAAAATCGCCGAAAGCGCAGGACTTCCAACCGCACAAAAACAAGAAAGTCAAGATATATGCTTTGTAAGCAACGGAAATTACAGAACACTGCTCTCTCAATACGGAATTAAATCGCAAATTGGTAAAATGCTCCACACTGACGGCAGAATTTTAGGCGAACATTCGGGCATAGAAAACTATACGGTAGGACAGCGAAAAGGACTTGGAATTGCTCTTGGCGAACCTGCATTTGTTTGCGAAATAGACCCCAAAAACAACACCGTAATTATCGGAAGCAGAAACGACCTTAATGCAAACGGTTGTATCGTAAAAGACTGCAATTTTCTCGAAAAATTAGAAGATTGCCACCAATTCAGCGTAAAAATCCGCTCAACAATGGCTCCCGTAAAATGCAAAGTAGAAAAAACAGACGAAACAAGCGTAAAAATTATTTTTGAAGAACCGCAATTTGCCATAACCCGCGGACAATCCGCAGTTGTTTATTGCGAAAACCGCGTAGTTTTTGGCGGTATAATCCGCGAGCGCGTATAA
- a CDS encoding GGDEF domain-containing protein codes for MTKEKKRLHFGVLFSAIDNTCQCKIWDGIVGFAKLNDIQLTAYLGTYQTREDVFMLHYETCFEAIRNNKSLDGLIIFAGFIAEDVGLEKFREYSAKVPKDLPVISVSYLMSGVPSILVNNEDGIFAAVQHLIEVHGKRKIAFVKGPDGHPEAEERLQGYKKALSANNIEFDERYVLPGHFSQATGQAAMVELIDNRGLDFDAVVASDDETAVGVLKELNDRHILVPTNVSVTGFDDDRVAESSIPSISTARQPFFEIGMASAKTLFDKINGFTPDNVNYVPPVFVPRQSCGCLEQSIIGTKVEINESADTTNSLYSFVLSKYMTLFKNNASGQNIHSWATALVEKISQASFDSKVFLHLFSDILIYYGRESRDFSQWYAALNILSDGVKLYKDKLPDANAVILALNSAAMFIHDIRIKDEKVQDLAMLDAQQLLRRVTSSIALSFCIESLNDELARSLPEISINSALIGLYHKPVKNSDVEGDRSIDILIGFDKTRRFNIKQSGNPSVSFSECTSDERLLFARERRAFFFIPLFFEDEELGVMLLPYESHLNSDAYETLRISVSTAVRGAELLAKVQTLSITDELTGLLNRRGFFQFVYSRLQHLYRRTEIIPLVLFLDMDGLKYINDNFGHKEGDVAISAFARILKEMFREEDIVGRLGGDEFAIFSSVKSRENADRLVNRLREKLDEYNSEKHHSYNVMASVGCVALDSASKECFEAAMLSADNVLYEEKAKKRKKGLSRQ; via the coding sequence TTGACGAAAGAAAAGAAACGACTTCATTTTGGAGTTTTGTTCTCCGCAATAGATAATACGTGTCAATGCAAAATATGGGACGGGATAGTAGGGTTTGCAAAGCTGAATGATATACAACTGACAGCATATTTAGGTACTTACCAAACGCGCGAAGACGTGTTTATGCTACATTATGAGACTTGCTTTGAAGCAATCAGAAACAATAAAAGTTTAGACGGTTTAATTATATTCGCAGGATTTATCGCTGAAGATGTAGGGCTTGAAAAATTTCGTGAGTATTCAGCCAAAGTTCCCAAAGATTTACCTGTTATATCGGTTTCTTATTTGATGTCGGGCGTGCCTTCCATTCTTGTTAATAACGAAGACGGAATTTTTGCCGCTGTTCAGCATTTGATAGAAGTTCACGGAAAGAGAAAAATTGCCTTTGTAAAAGGACCCGACGGGCACCCCGAAGCGGAAGAGCGTTTACAGGGATACAAAAAGGCGCTTTCTGCAAACAACATTGAATTTGACGAGCGGTATGTTTTGCCCGGGCATTTTAGCCAAGCGACGGGGCAAGCGGCAATGGTGGAGTTGATAGATAATCGAGGACTTGACTTTGACGCTGTAGTGGCGAGCGATGACGAGACTGCGGTCGGCGTATTAAAAGAGCTTAACGACAGGCATATCTTGGTGCCGACAAACGTTTCGGTTACGGGATTTGACGACGACAGAGTAGCGGAATCGTCTATTCCGTCAATAAGTACGGCGCGTCAGCCGTTTTTTGAAATAGGTATGGCAAGCGCAAAAACGCTTTTCGATAAAATTAACGGCTTTACTCCCGATAATGTCAATTACGTCCCGCCTGTTTTTGTGCCGCGTCAGTCTTGCGGTTGTCTGGAACAGTCAATTATAGGGACTAAGGTGGAAATTAACGAAAGCGCAGATACAACCAACTCGCTTTACTCTTTTGTGTTGAGTAAATATATGACGCTTTTTAAGAATAACGCTTCGGGGCAAAATATTCATTCTTGGGCTACTGCTTTGGTCGAAAAAATTTCGCAAGCTTCATTTGACTCTAAAGTGTTTTTGCACCTTTTCAGCGATATTTTGATTTATTACGGACGCGAGTCGCGGGATTTCAGCCAGTGGTATGCGGCGTTGAATATTCTTTCGGACGGAGTTAAATTATACAAAGATAAATTGCCCGACGCAAACGCCGTAATTTTGGCGCTTAATTCCGCCGCAATGTTTATTCACGATATTCGCATAAAGGACGAAAAGGTACAGGATTTGGCAATGCTTGACGCTCAACAACTTTTGCGTCGGGTTACAAGTTCCATAGCCCTCAGCTTTTGCATAGAATCTCTGAATGACGAATTGGCGCGTTCGCTTCCCGAAATTTCTATAAATTCGGCGCTTATAGGTTTGTATCACAAGCCCGTAAAAAATTCTGATGTTGAAGGCGACAGGTCGATAGACATTTTAATAGGCTTTGATAAAACCAGAAGATTTAACATAAAGCAAAGCGGCAATCCCAGCGTATCTTTTTCGGAATGCACTTCCGACGAAAGGCTGTTGTTTGCAAGGGAGAGGCGAGCATTTTTCTTTATTCCGCTGTTTTTTGAAGACGAAGAACTCGGGGTTATGCTTTTGCCTTACGAAAGCCACCTTAATTCCGACGCATACGAGACCTTGCGCATAAGCGTTTCAACTGCCGTAAGGGGTGCGGAATTGCTTGCGAAAGTCCAAACGCTTTCCATAACCGACGAACTGACGGGACTTCTTAACAGACGCGGCTTCTTCCAGTTTGTGTATTCGCGGCTTCAGCATTTATACAGAAGAACGGAAATTATTCCGCTCGTATTGTTCTTGGATATGGACGGACTTAAATACATAAACGATAATTTCGGTCATAAAGAAGGCGACGTTGCAATTTCTGCTTTTGCGAGAATTTTGAAAGAGATGTTCAGAGAAGAAGATATTGTCGGACGATTGGGTGGCGACGAATTTGCAATATTCTCGTCCGTTAAATCAAGAGAAAACGCCGACCGTCTTGTTAATCGTCTGCGTGAAAAACTTGATGAATACAACTCTGAAAAACATCATTCGTATAACGTTATGGCAAGTGTGGGATGTGTTGCGTTGGACAGCGCGTCGAAAGAATGTTTTGAGGCTGCAATGCTCAGCGCCGATAATGTCTTATACGAAGAAAAAGCAAAAAAGAGGAAAAAGGGACTTTCGAGGCAATGA
- the tpiA gene encoding triose-phosphate isomerase — translation MSRKIFIAGNWKMNTTVEEAVELAKSVVAECKDRGDVEVAVCPPYVNLSAVAQAIKGSGIKLGAQDVHWEASGAFTGKISVAMLKSVGCEYVIVGHSEQRQYFGETDETVNKKAKATLAGGLKPIICVGELLEERENGFTEKVVEKQIIGAYNGLSKEEALNTVIAYEPVWAIGTGKTATPEQAEEVHLFIRKQLEKLYDKDLAAKLVIQYGGSMNPKNAKELLAKDNVDGGLIGGASLKAEQFKGVVIPQ, via the coding sequence ATGAGCAGAAAAATATTTATCGCAGGCAACTGGAAAATGAACACAACTGTTGAAGAAGCGGTTGAATTGGCAAAAAGTGTTGTTGCGGAATGCAAAGACAGAGGCGATGTAGAAGTTGCGGTTTGCCCTCCTTATGTAAATTTGTCGGCTGTTGCGCAGGCAATTAAAGGAAGCGGAATTAAACTCGGCGCGCAAGACGTTCATTGGGAAGCAAGCGGCGCATTCACAGGAAAAATTTCGGTAGCTATGCTTAAAAGCGTTGGTTGCGAATACGTAATCGTAGGGCACTCCGAGCAAAGACAATATTTCGGCGAAACCGACGAAACCGTAAATAAAAAAGCAAAAGCAACACTTGCGGGCGGCTTAAAACCTATAATCTGCGTAGGCGAATTGCTCGAAGAAAGAGAAAACGGCTTTACCGAAAAAGTTGTAGAAAAGCAAATTATCGGCGCATATAACGGTTTGTCAAAAGAAGAAGCGCTTAACACGGTTATCGCTTACGAGCCTGTATGGGCTATCGGAACGGGCAAAACTGCCACACCCGAGCAAGCGGAAGAAGTTCACTTGTTCATAAGAAAACAGTTGGAAAAATTGTACGATAAAGATTTGGCGGCTAAGCTTGTTATTCAATACGGCGGCAGTATGAACCCGAAAAACGCCAAAGAATTGTTGGCAAAAGATAATGTTGACGGCGGACTTATCGGCGGCGCTTCGCTTAAAGCCGAGCAGTTCAAAGGCGTGGTAATCCCGCAGTAA
- a CDS encoding EscU/YscU/HrcU family type III secretion system export apparatus switch protein, which translates to MLKKEAKKSVALQYDEEKDVSPKVVAKGAGNVAEKIIEKAKDNEIPIYEDKALVEVLSEIELDREIPPELYKAVAEVLAWVYKAHKSI; encoded by the coding sequence ATGCTTAAAAAAGAAGCAAAAAAATCAGTAGCCCTCCAATACGACGAAGAAAAAGACGTTTCTCCGAAAGTCGTTGCAAAAGGAGCGGGAAATGTTGCCGAAAAAATAATAGAAAAGGCAAAAGATAACGAAATTCCGATTTACGAAGACAAGGCATTGGTCGAAGTTTTAAGCGAAATAGAGTTAGACCGAGAAATCCCGCCCGAACTATACAAAGCAGTAGCCGAAGTTTTAGCGTGGGTATATAAAGCGCATAAGAGCATATAA
- the secG gene encoding preprotein translocase subunit SecG produces the protein MLFGFMVFLFLLVCVILVFLVLIQDDKGGGISGAIGGGVSATANSLLGSQNAENILTRGTKIFAAAFFVLTLIITLYVARGNLTTTASGVRAVVEREGAATQQINVNPVMPIEMPMLPVQEESAE, from the coding sequence ATGTTGTTTGGATTTATGGTCTTTTTGTTTTTGCTTGTGTGCGTGATTTTGGTATTTTTGGTGCTTATTCAAGACGATAAGGGCGGCGGTATTTCGGGCGCAATCGGCGGCGGAGTAAGCGCTACTGCAAACTCGCTTTTGGGTTCGCAGAATGCCGAAAACATTTTAACGCGCGGAACAAAAATTTTTGCGGCGGCATTTTTTGTGCTGACCCTTATTATTACGCTTTATGTTGCCAGAGGTAATCTGACGACTACGGCTTCGGGTGTGCGGGCTGTTGTGGAGCGCGAAGGCGCGGCAACACAGCAAATTAACGTTAATCCAGTTATGCCGATTGAGATGCCGATGCTTCCTGTTCAGGAAGAGAGCGCAGAATAA
- the pyrC gene encoding dihydroorotase — MKNEITIIQPDDFHLHIRDNEIMSVVLPHTAQVFARAIIMPNLKPPIITLDDVKNYRDRIMQAAKNPNFEPLMTIYLTHDHTPADIEAFAKSGLITGIKIYPSNATTNSQAGISDFDKIAPVCEAMAKHNLPLLLHGEVSDANVDAFDKEKRFIDDILSKKIMKTAGLKIVLEHITTKEGVDFVCDNEIAATITAHHLLMNRNAIFENGINPHNYCLPVLKRETHRQALLKAIKMPSKKFFLGTDSAPHPKSAKETSGGFGGIYSAFAALPLYAEAFEEADAWENFENFCSKNGADYYGLPHNKDTITLVREPWTAPAEFKVNEQISIVPMRAQKEIKWRIK, encoded by the coding sequence ATGAAAAACGAGATTACAATAATTCAGCCCGATGATTTCCATTTGCATATAAGAGACAACGAGATTATGTCGGTCGTACTTCCCCACACAGCGCAAGTTTTTGCACGGGCAATAATTATGCCGAACTTAAAACCGCCGATAATTACGCTTGACGATGTCAAAAACTATCGCGACAGAATAATGCAAGCGGCGAAAAATCCGAATTTTGAACCGCTTATGACTATTTATCTGACCCACGACCACACTCCCGCCGACATCGAAGCGTTTGCAAAATCAGGACTTATAACGGGAATAAAAATCTATCCGAGCAACGCCACGACAAACTCGCAAGCGGGCATAAGCGATTTCGACAAAATAGCCCCTGTCTGCGAAGCAATGGCGAAGCACAATCTTCCGCTTCTGCTCCACGGCGAAGTAAGCGACGCAAACGTCGATGCTTTCGACAAAGAAAAGCGTTTTATTGACGATATTTTAAGCAAAAAGATAATGAAAACAGCAGGACTAAAAATAGTTTTGGAACATATTACCACCAAAGAAGGCGTTGATTTTGTGTGCGATAACGAAATTGCGGCAACAATAACCGCGCATCATTTGCTGATGAACAGAAACGCAATCTTTGAAAACGGAATAAATCCGCACAATTATTGCCTTCCCGTTCTAAAACGCGAAACTCACCGCCAAGCACTGCTTAAAGCGATAAAAATGCCTTCCAAAAAATTTTTCCTCGGAACAGATTCCGCTCCACACCCCAAAAGCGCAAAAGAAACAAGCGGCGGATTTGGCGGAATTTATTCGGCATTCGCCGCGCTCCCCCTTTACGCCGAAGCATTTGAAGAAGCCGACGCTTGGGAAAATTTCGAGAATTTCTGCTCCAAAAACGGCGCGGATTATTACGGTCTTCCGCACAATAAAGATACGATCACTTTAGTCCGCGAGCCGTGGACTGCCCCCGCCGAATTTAAGGTAAATGAGCAGATTTCAATCGTTCCTATGCGAGCGCAAAAAGAAATCAAATGGCGCATAAAGTGA
- the rsgA gene encoding ribosome small subunit-dependent GTPase A, translated as MSLTLGRVIQEQKNYYLVDIAKENPVRAVLKGVAKAKQKRIAVGDYVNVEIFDGIADNAIIRNVRERKNFLPKPLIANIDNVFFINCFIDPVLDLSYIDKFLFCAAVKNIHTTIVFNKIDILSAEQLENLQNIAQIYKKIGYDVLLTSKDDAKSIEQIKDVAKDKVSVFAGQSGVGKSSIMQILLPDEYFAVQELSRALLRGKNTTSHTSLLQLSNGGFVADTPGFSVFEMPEIKPQFVASYWNDFVETLRNAPCKYSNCSHRNEPNCKIISAVETGEIAESRYMNFIAIFEEMNKKKY; from the coding sequence ATGAGTTTAACACTTGGACGGGTAATTCAGGAGCAAAAAAACTACTATTTAGTGGACATTGCAAAAGAAAATCCCGTCCGCGCAGTCCTTAAAGGCGTTGCCAAAGCAAAGCAAAAACGAATAGCTGTCGGCGATTACGTAAATGTAGAAATATTTGACGGAATTGCCGACAATGCCATAATCCGCAATGTTCGCGAAAGAAAAAACTTTTTACCAAAACCCCTTATTGCAAATATCGACAATGTTTTTTTCATAAATTGTTTTATAGACCCTGTCTTGGATTTGTCTTACATCGACAAATTTCTCTTTTGCGCCGCCGTAAAAAATATTCATACAACTATTGTTTTTAACAAAATAGACATTTTGTCTGCCGAACAACTCGAAAATTTACAAAACATAGCACAAATTTATAAAAAAATCGGTTATGACGTTTTACTAACAAGCAAAGATGACGCAAAATCAATAGAACAAATAAAAGATGTCGCAAAAGACAAAGTTTCGGTTTTTGCAGGGCAGTCGGGTGTCGGGAAGAGTTCAATTATGCAGATTTTACTTCCCGACGAATATTTTGCGGTGCAAGAATTGTCGCGCGCACTGCTTCGCGGGAAAAATACAACTTCGCACACATCGCTTCTGCAACTTTCAAACGGCGGTTTTGTAGCAGACACACCGGGATTTTCGGTTTTTGAAATGCCTGAAATAAAGCCGCAATTTGTAGCTTCATACTGGAACGATTTTGTCGAAACCCTGCGAAATGCACCTTGCAAATACTCAAACTGTTCCCACAGAAACGAGCCGAATTGCAAAATAATATCCGCCGTAGAAACTGGAGAAATCGCCGAAAGCCGATATATGAATTTTATAGCGATTTTTGAAGAAATGAATAAGAAGAAGTATTAA
- the argA gene encoding amino-acid N-acetyltransferase: MNGELQHDQIDTIRQMFGYLQKYKDTVFVIKTDGRLLSHPLFPVLIRDVVLLHNLGIKVVIIPGTRKRIEKILQSFNIDLQEHNGVRISSEEAIPFIKMAAFDVANQIMTMFAENGAHSVIGDWIRARGMGVIDGVDYQYTGLVDKVDSDSVMKILNNGMIPIFPNIGWGLSGKAYNISSDELALKISVALGAEKLFFATDFGGVVIDGSPISQLTVKEAKKVLDERKNAKVEEVNLKRKETKLLQLSYEAAQNGVKRVHIVGGHSDGMLLKEIFGNIGQGTMIYTNEYDNIRKLTYSDIPEILRITRPLVEKGILIERTNADLEEMIDKFYGFEVDGILHACAALVPYEKDWVEISCVAVDSVYSGMGIGKKMVSFLTALAKSQGKKRCFLLTVQTSDWFEELGFVETTPENLPKTKRETYNSKRNSRIMVLNLR, encoded by the coding sequence ATGAACGGCGAATTACAGCACGACCAAATAGATACTATCCGCCAGATGTTTGGTTATTTGCAGAAATACAAAGACACTGTTTTTGTGATAAAGACGGATGGGCGACTTCTTTCGCATCCGCTTTTTCCCGTTCTTATTCGCGACGTTGTGCTTTTGCATAATCTTGGTATAAAGGTGGTTATTATTCCGGGAACGCGCAAACGGATAGAAAAAATTCTGCAATCGTTTAACATAGACCTCCAAGAGCATAACGGCGTGCGAATTTCAAGTGAAGAGGCAATTCCTTTCATAAAAATGGCGGCGTTTGACGTTGCCAATCAAATAATGACGATGTTTGCGGAAAACGGCGCACATTCGGTTATCGGCGACTGGATAAGAGCGCGCGGAATGGGCGTGATTGACGGCGTTGATTATCAATACACAGGGCTCGTGGACAAGGTTGACAGCGACTCGGTTATGAAAATTCTCAATAACGGTATGATACCCATTTTTCCTAATATCGGCTGGGGATTGTCGGGGAAAGCGTATAATATTTCGTCGGACGAACTGGCGCTTAAAATAAGCGTTGCTTTGGGCGCGGAAAAACTGTTTTTTGCAACAGATTTCGGCGGCGTAGTAATAGACGGCTCTCCGATTTCGCAACTAACCGTAAAAGAAGCAAAGAAAGTTCTGGACGAGCGAAAAAATGCCAAAGTCGAAGAAGTAAACCTGAAGCGTAAAGAAACGAAACTTTTGCAGTTGTCATACGAGGCGGCGCAAAACGGCGTAAAGCGCGTACATATAGTAGGCGGACACAGCGACGGAATGCTCCTTAAAGAGATTTTCGGCAATATAGGGCAGGGAACAATGATTTACACCAACGAATACGACAATATCCGCAAGCTGACATATTCCGACATTCCCGAAATTTTACGAATAACTCGCCCGCTTGTAGAAAAAGGCATACTGATAGAGCGAACAAACGCCGACCTCGAAGAAATGATAGATAAATTTTACGGTTTTGAGGTCGATGGAATTTTGCACGCGTGTGCCGCGCTTGTTCCTTACGAAAAAGATTGGGTAGAAATAAGTTGCGTTGCGGTCGATAGCGTTTACAGCGGAATGGGTATAGGAAAAAAAATGGTATCTTTTCTGACGGCGCTTGCAAAATCGCAGGGCAAGAAACGCTGTTTTCTTTTAACGGTACAAACAAGCGATTGGTTTGAGGAATTGGGTTTTGTAGAGACCACCCCCGAAAATCTACCAAAAACAAAGCGTGAAACATATAACAGCAAAAGAAATTCGCGTATAATGGTTTTGAATTTGCGATGA
- a CDS encoding glycosyltransferase codes for MNFSVIIPFRNEKENLDGLLKSLSAQITSAKYEIIMIDDFSDDGGGEVVREYVGAGSARPNQKHLQLGGQTPPLRLLHRKDFPNNPNISSKQNALDIGASFAQYEYLLFTDADMIFAENWIENYRITIEENKADFVFGRTGIVCDCVGAGLKPALTYILAVIQKAQLDFLFSLAFIFNKLKLEGSAMGNNLAISAAAYKKIGGQAALDFSLVEDKKLLSAVKKSGFKVVCTKKFEALAYTLPVPFNKFFQQTLRWVKGGIKEDPILAALLIVFALGNLLIFPSFILILLLMPVFLKHKTGVIHIFLLPFFFFIETIALTFGLFFVKLRWKDRQI; via the coding sequence ATGAATTTTTCCGTAATCATTCCTTTCAGAAACGAAAAAGAAAATCTCGATGGCTTACTGAAATCGCTTTCGGCGCAAATTACATCTGCAAAATACGAAATAATAATGATAGACGATTTTTCCGATGATGGCGGCGGGGAGGTTGTGCGGGAATATGTAGGGGCGGGGTCTGCCCGCCCAAATCAGAAACACCTGCAATTGGGCGGGCAGACCCCGCCCCTACGATTATTGCACCGAAAAGATTTCCCTAATAACCCAAACATTTCCTCCAAACAAAATGCGCTCGATATAGGGGCAAGTTTCGCGCAATATGAATACCTGCTTTTCACTGATGCGGATATGATTTTTGCAGAAAATTGGATTGAGAATTACAGAATTACCATTGAAGAGAACAAGGCTGATTTTGTTTTTGGGAGAACGGGGATTGTTTGTGATTGCGTAGGGGCAGGTTTGAAACCTGCCCTTACATATATTCTTGCTGTTATCCAGAAGGCGCAATTAGACTTTTTGTTTTCTCTTGCATTTATTTTCAACAAACTCAAGCTTGAAGGTTCGGCTATGGGCAACAATCTGGCAATATCTGCGGCGGCGTATAAAAAAATCGGCGGGCAAGCGGCGCTCGATTTTTCGCTTGTCGAAGATAAAAAATTGCTTTCTGCTGTAAAAAAAAGCGGATTTAAAGTTGTTTGCACAAAAAAATTTGAAGCGTTGGCGTACACGTTGCCTGTGCCGTTTAATAAATTTTTTCAGCAAACGCTTCGTTGGGTTAAGGGTGGTATTAAAGAAGACCCGATTTTAGCGGCACTTTTGATTGTTTTTGCTTTAGGCAATCTGCTGATTTTTCCATCTTTTATTTTGATATTGCTTCTGATGCCTGTTTTTTTGAAGCATAAAACAGGTGTAATTCATATATTCTTGCTTCCGTTTTTCTTTTTTATAGAGACAATCGCTCTAACATTTGGGCTGTTTTTTGTAAAATTGCGCTGGAAAGACAGGCAAATTTAG